Proteins encoded by one window of Dioscorea cayenensis subsp. rotundata cultivar TDr96_F1 chromosome 6, TDr96_F1_v2_PseudoChromosome.rev07_lg8_w22 25.fasta, whole genome shotgun sequence:
- the LOC120262985 gene encoding gibberellin receptor GID1C-like: protein MAGSEEINANESKMVVPLTTWILISNFKLAYNLLRRPDGTFDRHLAEFLDRRVPANSTPINGIASFDILISSLLLRLYFPSDTPTLPDFSNPLFRHPFPVILFFHGGSFAHSSANSAIYDSLCRRLVHHCSPAVVISVNYRRSPEHRYPCAYDDGWTALQWAYNQAFLRNSPNSNPNIFLSGDSSGGNIAHHVALRAAATSNIILSGNILLNPMFGGQCRTPSELKLDGKFFVTLKDRDWYWKAFLPIEADRDHPACNPFGPNSVPISGLPFPKSLVIVAGLDLTHDWQLRYVHGLKEGGHDVKLVFRESATIGFYLLPNNDHCHVVMDEIRNFVSSNCH from the exons ATGGCCGGGAGTGAAGAAATCAACGCTAATGAATCAAAG ATGGTGGTTCCTCTAACAACATGGATCCTGATTTCCAACTTCAAACTTGCATACAATCTTCTCCGTCGACCGGACGGTACTTTCGACCGTCATCTTGCCGAATTCCTCGACCGTAGAGTCCCTGCAAACTCTACGCCTATCAATGGCATTGCCTCTTTCGACATCCTCATCTCATCCCTCCTCCTCCGGCTTTACTTCCCATCTGATACCCCTACACTTCCTGACTTTAGCAATCCTCTTTTCCGCCATCCTTTCCCGGTAATCCTCTTCTTCCACGGTGGCAGTTTCGCTCACTCTTCTGCCAACAGCGCTATTTATGACTCACTATGTCGTCGTCTTGTTCATCATTGCTCTCCGGCGGTAGTTATATCTGTTAATTACCGACGTTCCCCTGAGCATCGATACCCTTGTGCTTACGATGACGGTTGGACCGCCCTGCAATgggcatacaatcaagcatttctCCGCAATTCACCTAATTCTAACCCCAACATTTTTCTTTCCGGTGACAGCTCCGGCGGCAACATCGCGCATCATGTTGCTCTCCGTGCTGCCGCCACCTCTAACATCATTCTCTCCGGCAACATTTTACTGAATCCGATGTTCGGGGGGCAATGTAGGACACCGTCGGAGCTCAAGCTCGACGGAAAATTCTTCGTGACATTAAAAGATAGGGATTGGTATTGGAAGGCATTTCTCCCCATCGAGGCCGATCGTGATCACCCTGCTTGCAATCCATTCGGACCGAACTCGGTGCCGATTTCAGGGTTACCGTTCCCGAAGAGTCTCGTCATCGTCGCCGGACTTGATCTTACACATGATTGGCAATTGAGATACGTGCATGGATTGAAGGAAGGTGGCCATGACGTGAAGCTTGTGTTCAGAGAGAGTGCCACCATTGGCTTTTACTTGCTTCCTAACAATGATCATTGTCATGTAGTTATGGATGAGATTAGAAACTTTGTCTCTTCCAATTGCCATTGA
- the LOC120263811 gene encoding pre-mRNA-splicing factor 38-like yields MANRTDPLAKSIHGTNPQNLVEKIVRSKIYESTFWKEQCFGLTAETLVDKAMELDHLGGTYGGNRRPTPFMCLVMKMLQIQPPKDIVAEFILNTHYKYVRVLGAFYMRLTGTVTDVHSYLWPLYNDNRKLRRKMSDGSFSLTHVDEVIDELLTMDHSGDIALPRIRKRWPLEAAGVLEPWQSVLDGDFEKQDEKEEEEQPALEDETHEKDYRGRSPGRDGERYRKRAKQCRDRDRVRDKDYDREYARGQERDSDHDQDRYRDLDRDCYRLRDERDYVRDRDRDREWEGWDRHRRDRDRARRRNRSRSRSNDRRERHRDDINHRKSHACGSISPHRRLADDSNSREEQPKKKKGKEKKSDSTDHSNPEIAEANRLRASLGLASLR; encoded by the exons ATGGCGAACAGGACGGATCCTCTGGCGAAGAGCATACACGGGACGAACCCTCAGAATCTTGTGGAGAAGATTGTGCGATCGAAGATTTATGAGAGTACTTTCTGGAAGGAGCAGTGCTTCGGGCTGACGGCGGAGACGCTGGTCGACAAGGCGATGGAGCTTGATCATTTGGGAGGCACTTATGGAGGCAATCGCCGGCCGACGCCATTCATGTGTCTTGTTATGAAGATGCTCCAGATCCAGCCGCCCAAGGACATCGTCGCCGAGTTTATTTTGAACACGCATTATAA ATATGTGCGAGTTCTTGGGGCTTTTTACATGCGATTGACTGGGACTGTCACTGATGTGCACAGTTACCTCTGGCCGCTTTATAATGACAATCGGAAGCTTAGGAGGAAAATGTCAGATGGAA gtTTTTCATTGACTCATGTGGATGAGGTGATCGATGAACTACTTACAATGGATCACTCTGGTGATATTGCTTTACCCCGCATCCGGAAGAG GTGGCCTCTTGAGGCAGCTGGTGTGTTGGAACCCTGGCAAAGTGTTTTAGATGGGGATTTTGAAAAACAAGATgagaaagaagaggaagaacagCCAGCTTTAGAGGATGAGACTCATGAGAAG GATTATCGTGGAAGAAGTCCTGGGAGGGATGGGGAAAGATATAGGAAGCGTGCTAAACAATGCAG GGATAGGGACCGGGTTCGGGACAAAGACTATGATCGTGAGTATGCAAGGGGACAAGAAAGAGATAGTGATCATGACCAAGATAGGTACAGAGACCTGGACAGGGACTGCTACCGACTCAGAGATGAAAGGGATTATGTCCGAGACAGGGATCGAGATAGAGAATGGGAAGGTTGGGATAGGCATAGAAGGGACAGGGACCGTGCTCGTCGAAGAAACCGTTCAAGGAGCAGAAGCAACGATCGCAGGGAACGGCACCGAGATGATATTAACCACCGCAAGAGTCATGCTTGTGGCAGCATTAGCCCACATAGGCGCCTAGCCGACGACAGCAATTCCAGGGAGGAAcaaccaaagaagaagaaaggaaaggagaagaagagtgaCAGTACCGACCATTCCAATCCAGAGATTGCCGAAGCCAACAGGCTTCGAGCCTCTCTCGGTCTGGCATCGCTAAGGTGA
- the LOC120263248 gene encoding LOW QUALITY PROTEIN: uncharacterized protein LOC120263248 (The sequence of the model RefSeq protein was modified relative to this genomic sequence to represent the inferred CDS: deleted 1 base in 1 codon): MEQWRLLLFLFVAFVGFFGEVDAKPRRILFDTDVNSDDIYALIYFLKQNRSEIEIEAISISANAFSNAGHAVNHIYDVLHMMGRDDISVGVGGEGGILPNGTILANVGGYLPLIEQDMSTTGNCRYRQAIYRGEGGLLSVDTNYGLRRKFLPMGDRHYIPLRQPTAQNVMINAISAGPITVFLSGSHTNLAIFLMTHPHLKQNIEHIYVMGGGVRSKSPFGCCPEHSATSCQPSQFCGDTGNLYTGQASNPYAEFNIFTDPFAAYQVFHSGIPLTLVPLDATNTIPINKDFFTAFQQHRSTYEAEYCFQMLNIIRDTWFDDSFYESYFMWDSFAAGVAVSSMKNQHCEDENEFAEMEYMNLTVVTSNKPHGLYDGSNPFFDSRATPKFGLQKNGVHSGHVQTELHDPFCRVDGIEKGICQDGYTKEEDGAGVRVLVATKAKLNPDKQSILDRKFYISFLNALNQPQQSAQFNRTSQLPYHQEILRKPSYKHKVFGKPVVFDMDMSVGDLVALIYLLKVPVEEINIKGILVNGNGWANAATIDIVYDVLHMMGRDDIPVGLGSFTALGTPFLNCKYVNAIPHGSGGLIDSDTLFGLAHNLQQSPRRYRHFVSATKFSFHALACNFPKCHYLDSGTLLKMIDNHLPWKFGR; encoded by the exons ATGGAGCAATGGAGATTGttgcttttcttgtttgttgCTTTTGTCGGCTTTTTCGGGGAGGTAGATGCAAAACCTCGGCGGATTCTTTTCGATACTGATGTTAATTCGGATGATATCTATGCCCTTATTTATTTTCTGAAGCAGAATCGATCAGAAATTGAAATTGAG GCAATTAGTATTAGCGCAAATGCA TTCAGTAATGCCGGACATGCAGTTAATCACATATATGACGTTCTGCACATGATGGGTCGTGACGATATTTCTGTTGGAGTTGGAGGCGAAGGCGGTATATTACCAAATGGTACTATACTCGCCAATGTCGGAGGTTATCTCCCTTTAATAGAACAG GACATGTCAACAACAGGTAATTGTAGATATCGGCAAGCTATATATCGAGGTGAAGGTGGTTTGCTAAGTGTCGACACGAATTACGGCTTAAGAAGAAAATTCCTTCCAATG GGAGACCGACATTACATACCTCTTCGCCAGCCTACAGCACAAAACGTGATGATCAATGCAATATCTGCCGGACCGATAACTGTGTTTCTCAGTGGATCACATACTAATTTGGCCATTTTTCTCATGACTCATCCACATTTGAAGCAAAACATTGAGCATATATATGTGATGGGAGGTGGTGTTCGATCAAAAAGCCCCTTTGGATGCTGTCCAGAGCATTCTGCCACTTCTTGTCAGCCTAGTCAGTTTTGCGGTGATACGGGCAATCTATATACTGGTCAAGCTAGTAATCCATATGCCGAATTCAACATATTCACTGATCCATTTGCCGCTTATCAG GTGTTTCATTCTGGTATTCCGTTGACTCTTGTTCCATTGGATGCAACAAACACAATACCAATAAATAAGGACTTCTTCACAGCATTTCAACAACATCGAAGCACCTACGAAGCAGAATACTGTTTCCAGATGCTGAACATTATCCGCGATACTTGGTTTGATGACTCTTTTTATGAG AGTTACTTCATGTGGGACTCATTTGCTGCTGGTGTCGCTGTATCAAGCATGAAAAATCAACATTGTGAAGATGAGAATGAATTTGCTGAAATGGAGTATATGAACTTAACAGTAGTTACTTCGAACAAACCTCATGGTTTGTATGATGGTTCAAATCCATTTTTTGACAGTCGTGCTACGCCTAAATTTGGATTGCAGAAAAATGGTGTGCATAGTGGTCATGTGCAGACTGAACTTCATGATCCATTTTGCCGTGTTGATGGAATAGAGAAAGGAATTTGTCAG GATGGATATACTAAAGAAGAGGATGGAGCAGGTGTGCGAGTTCTTGTTGCAACTAAAGCAAAGCTGAATCCTGACAAACAAAGCATCCTTGATCGAAAATTCTACATTAGTTTTTTGAAT GCTTTAAACCAACCTCAACAATCTGCACAGTTTAATCGTACATCCCAACTTCCTTACCATCAGGAAATTCTCCGCAAACCAAGTTATAAACACAAAGTTTTCGGCAAACCTGTTGTGTTTGACATGGATATGAGTGTAGGAGATCTAGTTGCTCTTATCTACCTTCTAAAAGTACCGGTAGAAGAAATAAACATCAAG GGAATTTTAGTCAATGGTAATGGATGGGCAAATGCAGCAACAATAGACATTGTCTATGATGTTCTGCACATGATGGGCCGGGATGATATTCCAGTCGGTCTTGGAAGTTTTACCGCACTAGGAACACCGTTTCTCAATTGTAAGTATGTCAACGCTATCCCTCATGGCTCAGGAGGACTCATTGACTCTGATACACTCTTCGGTCTTGCTCACAATTTACAACAAAGTCCTAGAAGGTATCGTCATTTTGTATCTgcaacaaaattttcatttcatgcattagcaTGCAATTTTCCCAAATGTCATTACTTGGATTCAGGTACACTGTTGAAAATGATAGACAACCATCTGCCATGGAAGTTTGGCAGATGA
- the LOC120263349 gene encoding histidine-containing phosphotransfer protein 1-like isoform X2, translating into MQELKRSFADLKYSIAREKILNEVFDQLYEEGYDFASETITLFHSEAEKSLTELTARLDQEIVNFHMLEVVINRLKGSGLIIGAARLADACLTMATYCDASNKQGCVVSLNHVKEEYQLLMSKIESIRKLENEIIAAGGSI; encoded by the exons GAGTTGAAGAGGAGCTTTGCGGATCTGAAGTATTCCATTGCTCGGGAG AAAATCCTGAATGAGGTGTTCGATCAACTGTACGAGGAAGGATATGATTTTGCTTCAGAAACGATAACTCTTTTCCATTCTGAGGCTGAGAAATCACTGACTGAACTGACTGCGAGGCT GGACCAAGAGATTGTGAACTTTCATATGCTCGAGGTGGTTATTAATCGTCTGAAGGGAAGCGGCCTTAT CATTGGAGCTGCCCGTTTGGCCGATGCTTGTTTGACCATGGCCACCTACTGTGATGCTTCTAACAAACAAGG GTGTGTGGTCTCTCTCAACCATGTCAAAGAAGAGTACCAGCTTCTAATGAGCAAGATTGAAAGCATCCGTAAG ctGGAGAATGAAATCATTGCTGCTGGAGGCTCTATTTGA
- the LOC120263349 gene encoding histidine-containing phosphotransfer protein 1-like isoform X1 gives MASVQELKRSFADLKYSIAREKILNEVFDQLYEEGYDFASETITLFHSEAEKSLTELTARLDQEIVNFHMLEVVINRLKGSGLIIGAARLADACLTMATYCDASNKQGCVVSLNHVKEEYQLLMSKIESIRKLENEIIAAGGSI, from the exons ATGGCTTCTGTCCAGGAGTTGAAGAGGAGCTTTGCGGATCTGAAGTATTCCATTGCTCGGGAG AAAATCCTGAATGAGGTGTTCGATCAACTGTACGAGGAAGGATATGATTTTGCTTCAGAAACGATAACTCTTTTCCATTCTGAGGCTGAGAAATCACTGACTGAACTGACTGCGAGGCT GGACCAAGAGATTGTGAACTTTCATATGCTCGAGGTGGTTATTAATCGTCTGAAGGGAAGCGGCCTTAT CATTGGAGCTGCCCGTTTGGCCGATGCTTGTTTGACCATGGCCACCTACTGTGATGCTTCTAACAAACAAGG GTGTGTGGTCTCTCTCAACCATGTCAAAGAAGAGTACCAGCTTCTAATGAGCAAGATTGAAAGCATCCGTAAG ctGGAGAATGAAATCATTGCTGCTGGAGGCTCTATTTGA
- the LOC120263249 gene encoding uncharacterized protein LOC120263249, which produces MQRIYIVGGHISEDQEKGNVFTNPSNECAEFNMFLDPLAAKTVVESELDVTLIPLDAQRKVTSFGLVLKHLQQKLKTSESVFVHHLLSRLHNLQKRHKAYNHMDIFLGEILGAVFMVASDHLNPIIKAKPVNVLAGNINTDGQIVVNEGQGKIINALESLDSEAYYNNFAKLLGEKKQSAVISSFAEQKRMWRMPPNAS; this is translated from the exons ATGCAGAGAATATATATAGTCGGTGGGCATATTAGTGAGGATCAGGAGAAGGGAAATGTCTTCACCAACCCTTCAAATGAGTGTGCAGAATTCAATATGTTTCTTGATCCCTTAGCCGCAAAGACAGTAGTAGAATCTGAGCTCGATGTCACATTAATCCCTCTTGATGCTCAGCGCAAAGTGACTTCTTTTGGTTTGGTCTTAAAACACTTGCAGCAGAAACTGAAGACATCCGAATCAGTGTTTGTGCATCATCTGCTCTCAAGATTGCATAATTTACAGAAAAGACATAAAGCATACAATCATATG GATATATTTTTGGGAGAAATCCTTGGCGCTGTGTTCATGGTTGCTAGTGATCATCTAAATCCAATAATCAAAGCCAAGCCAGTGAATGTCCTCGCAGGTAATATCAACACAGATGGACAAATAGTTGTCAATGAAGGACAGGGGAAAATAATTAATGCATTGGAAAGTTTGGATTCTGAAGCATACTACAATAATTTCGCAAAATTACTCGGGGAGAAAAAACAATCTGCCGTAATCAGTAGCTTTGCTGAACAAAAGAGAATGTGGAGGATGCCACCTAATGCTTCCTAA
- the LOC120263850 gene encoding LEC14B homolog: MRERKLRSDGDCSTKNPHEECFPVDHEITHLTKVRSEPSVKARKVIHPSGKMPIPTIKMLYGREANYTGRGRFSLADCSHVLGRYLPVNGPWFVDRMDSRAYVSQFSADGSLLVGGFQGSRIKIYDVDNGWALRKDIVAKSLRWTITDTTLSPDQRFLVYASMSPVLHIVNVGTAATESYANINEIHEGLVLSTDDDEDYSVGIFSVKFSTDGRELVAGSSDDSIYMYDLEANKVTSRILAHTSDVNTVTFADETGNIIYSGSDDSLCKVWDRRCLRERGRPAGILAGHVEGITFIDSRKDGWYFISNGKDQTIKLWDIRKMTSKDKWRRRKRLHWDYRWMEYPFEARRMKHPNDMSLATYQGHSVLQTLIRCYFSPQYSTGQKYIYTGSNDKCVYIFDVVTGAQVAKLAGHSSTVRDCSWHPYYPTLITSSWDCLIARWEFSGNDPDNILLTKTGRRNRARLYAD; encoded by the exons ATGCGCGAAAGGAAGCTAAGAAGTGATGGTGATTGTTCTACAAAAAATCCCCATGAAGAATGTTTTCCTGTTGATCATGAGATCACTCATCTCACTAAAGTTAGATCAGAACCAAGTGTGAAGGCTCGCAAAGTTATCCATCCTTCAGGGAAAATGCCTATTCCAACAATTAAGATGTTGTATGGAAGGGAAGCTAATTATACCGGGAGGGGGAGGTTCTCTTTAGCTGATTGTTCTCATGTCCTCGGCCGATACTTGCCTGTCAACGGTCCATGGTTTGTTGACAGGATGGATAGTAGAGCATATGTATCACAGTTCTCTGCTGATGGTTCGCTTTTGGTTGGTGGATTTCAG GGAAGCCGCATCAAAATATATGATGTTGATAACGGGTGGGCATTACGCAAAGACATTGTTGCTAAAAGTTTGCGATGGACGATAACAGATACAACTCTTTCACCGGATCAGCGGTTTCTT GTTTACGCCAGTATGTCACCGGTGCTCCATATTGTAAATGTGGGAACTGCTGCAACAGAATCATATGCTAATATTAAT GAAATCCATGAAGGTCTAGTGTTGTctactgatgatgatgaggactaTTCAGTGGGGATTTTTTCTGTGAAATTCTCAACTGATGGTAGAGAGCTTGTTGCTGGAAGCAGTGATGATTCGATATATATGTATGACTTGGAAGCGAATAAAGTGACATCACGCATATTAGCTCATACC TCCGATGTGAACACAGTCACTTTCGCTGATGAAACCGGTAACATCATATATTCAGGAAGTGATGATAGCCTATGCAAG GTTTGGGACCGACGCTGCCTTAGGGAAAGAGGAAGACCGGCGGGGATCTTGGCAGGTCATGTAGAAGGAATTACATTCATCGATAGCCGGAAAGATGGATGGTATTTTATTTCCAATGGTAAAGATCAAACAATCAAACTTTGGGACATCCGGAAAATGACCTCCAAAGACAAGTG GCGCAGACGAAAAAGGTTGCACTGGGATTATCGATGGATGGAGTATCCGTTTGAAGCTAGGAGAATGAAACACCCGAATGATATGTCATTAGCTACATATCAAGGTCATTCAGTCTTGCAAACCTTAATACGCTGCTACTTCTCTCCTCAGTACAG CACTGGGCAGAAGTATATCTACACCGGATCGAATGATAAATgcgtatatatatttgatgtg GTAACTGGAGCACAAGTAGCAAAACTAGCAGGTCATAGCTCGACGGTTCGAGATTGTAGCTGGCACCCGTATTATCCGACGCTGATCACCTCGTCTTGGGATTGCTTGATTGCACGATGGGAGTTCTCGGGAAATGATCCTGACAATATCTTGTTGACGAAAACAGGCCGGCGGAATCGTGCTCGTTTATATGCCGATTAA